CACCTGATCTGCGAGCGCAACGACGAGACGCATGTCCGGGCACTGCTGTCCCAGGCCCTCGCCACTGACGGGCTCGCGCCCACCGGGCTGCGGGTACGGCGCGACGACGAGGGGACCACCAGCCTGCGGACCGCGGTCGCCCTGAACGGAGACCCGGCCCGGGCCCTGGAGCAGCTCATCGCCCGCCTGTCCCTGGAACCGGGCGTGCGTGACCTGCACTGGCATCTGGACGACACGGTGCTCGAATCGGAGCGGGAGGCGGTGACATGAGCGGCCTCGACACGCGAACCGCCCGCGACGCGGTGCGCCAGGCCGCCCGGCAACTGGCCGCGGACGCCCCGAGGCTCACCGCCGGCTCCGCGAGCGCCCTCAGGGCCGGGCTCGCCGCCCGCTCCGCCTGTCTCCGCCGCGCCGCACTCGCCGCCTGGCGCACCGGCGTCCCGGAGGACGTGATCGCCGCCGACGGCCGCGTGCCCGTGACGGTCGTACGCCGCTGGATCGCGTCGGGGTGCCCACGACACCCCGACGACGGACAGGCCGACTGATGCACTCGATGCCAAGAGAGTGGAGACGACCGGCGTCGTGGTCCCGGGGCTCAGGTGCCGACAGGGTGGCGTCGGTGTCGGTCAGGTCAGAGGCAGGCGCATGAGGGTCAGGTCGAGCCAGCGGCCGAACTTGGTGCCGACCTCGGGCACCGTGCCGACGTACTGGAAGCCGAACCGTTCATGGAGTCGGATCGAGGCGGTGTTCTCGGCTTCGATGCCGGCGATCATGACGTGGTGGCCGGCGTCGCGGGCCGCGGTGACGAGGGTGGCCAGGAGCACGGATCCGATACCGAGACCGTGCCGGCCCTCGCGGACGTAGACCGAGTTCTCCACCGTGTGCCGGTAGCCGTCCAGTTCGCGCCACGGGCCGTAGACCGCGAACCCCGCCACCTCGCCGTCGGCCTCGGCGACGAACGCCGAGCCGCGCTCCAGATGAGCGGCCAGCCAGGTGACACCCTGGGCGGGGGTCTGCGGGGTGTCGGTCCACAGGGCGGTCGAGTGCTCGATCGCATGGTTGCGGATCGCGCGGACGGCCTCCACGTCGTCGGGGCGGGCGGGGCGCACCGTCACGGCGGCCGCACTTCTTGCGTATATTGAAGCCATGTCCAACATAGTAGATCCTCTGGTGGAGCGGATCGCGGCACGTGTCCGCACCGAACGGGAACGCCGCCGCTGGACTCTGGCCCAGCTCGCCGACGCCTCCGGTGTCTCCCAGGCCATGATCAGCCGGATCGAGCGCGGCGAGAGCAACCCCACGGCCGTCGTCCTCGGCAAGCTGTCCGCGGCCTTCCAGCTCAGCGTCGCCTCCTTGCTCGCCCTCGCCGAAGGGACACAGGACGGCTTCGAGGGTGCGACGGGGGTGCGCCGCGGGACCGACACGGCCGAGTGGCGCGACCCCGCGACCGGCTACCGGCGCCGCCAGATCACCGGCCCGCACTTCCCCGCGGAGATCGCCGAGATCCGCCTGCCCGCCGGCGCCCGCGTGCCGTATCCGGCCGCTGCCTTCGCCTTCGTACGGCAGGTCGTCTGGGTCCTCGACGGACAGCTGACCTTCCATGACGGCGACACGGTCCATGAACTCGGCGCGGGCGACACCATCGAACTCGGCCAGCCCGCCGAGCGGGTCTTCGCCAACGCCACCGACACCGAATGCCGGTACGCCGTCATACTCACGCGCGGCACCACCCCGTGACCCGGCCGCTCCCCCGCGGCGGCACGCTTCTCCTCGCCTTCATGGCCGGAACGGCGATCGCGAACAACTATGCCATCCAACCCGAACTCACCACGGTCGCCGCCGACTTGCATGTACCACTCGCCGTGATCGGCCTCGTGCCGACCGCCGCGCTCGTCGGCTCCATGACAGGCTTCGCCCTTCTGCTGCCGCTCACCGACCACCTCGCGCCCAACCGCCTGGTCGGGCTTCAGCTCACCGCTCTGGCCGCCGCCCTCGCTCTCGCCGCGGCCGCGTCCGGCGCGGGCCTGCTCCTGGCCGCCTACCTGCTCATAGGCGCAGCCGCCAGTGTCGCGGCCCAGGCCGGCAGCATCGCCGGCCGCCATGCCCCAACAGGGCGCCGGGGCACGGGCGTTGCCACGGTGGCCGCCGGTATGTCGGCCGGCATCCTGCTCAGCCGCCTGGCGGGAGGAACGCTCGCCGGCATCCTCGGCTGGCGGCGGATGCTCCTGGTCTTCGCCGCCCTCGCCCTGCTCGGCGCGCTCGCCGCCGCCACACTCCTGCCGCAGCAGCGGCCTCACTCGGACCGCGGTTACCGTGCCGCCTTCAGCGCGCTTCCTCCGCTGCTGCGCCAGTTCCCGGAACTGCGCCACGCGGTAGCCGCCGGCGGACTGTGGTACTTCGCCTTCAACGTCATCTGGGTCGCGCTCGTCCTCGCCCTGGCCCAGCCGCCCTACTCCCTCGGCCCGAGCGCCATCGGCCTGTACAGCCTGGCCGGGCTCCTCGGCTTCGCGGCTCTCCCGCTCACCGGACGGCTGACCGACCGGTACACCCCGGCCGCGGTGATCACGCTCTGCATGCTGGCCGCCGCGGTGGGCGCGGCCCTCCTCGCCCTCGGCCTGGACAGCCCACTCACCACCGGTCTCGGACTCGCCCTCTTCGACGCCGGCTGCTTCGCCGCCCAGGCGGCCAACCAGAGCCGCATCATGGCCCTCTCCCCCCAGCGGTCCGGCAGCCTGAGCAGCGTCTACCTCGTGCTGTACTTCACCATCGGAGCGCTGGGCACCGCACTCGCCGCCCCCCTGCTCAACGCCCTCGGCTGGCACGGCACCGCCCTCGTCACCCTCGCCGCGCTGCTCGTCGCCGCTGCTCTCGGCAACCGCACGCCGTCCCGGGTCAGCCGCTGATGACGCCGGTGCGGGCGGTTTGGCCGACGTGGAGGGTGAAGACGTCCGGGCGTGCGTAGTGTCCGGTGAGGTCGAAGTCGGAGCGGGCGCGGGCCGGTTCGTCGAGGTCGAGTTCGGCGCTGAGAATGCCCTCGCCGTCACGCAGAGAGCCGGCCACGACCTCGCCGAGCGGTGAGACGATGACGGAGCCGCGCGCGATGAGGACGGTGTCCGGCGCGTCGCCCGCATCGCCGTGCGGACAACGGCATGTAGTCCTCACAGCAGATGGCCGCGCCGAGGCGGGCCGTGCCGGTAGTCGACGACCGGGAGGGTGGAGTCGTCGCCCTGACCTCGCCCTGACCCCACAAGTACCGTTCCGCGGCGAGACAGTACAGGGTGCCGCCCCGGCGCTCGACGGCACCGACCACGGCGTGACAGCCGGGTTCCCGGGTGAGTGCGGCCGGGGTGTCGACCTCGGGCCGGGGACGTGGATGGCGGCAGCGTGGTATCGCCGGAACAGGTCCCGTCCGGCCGGGGTCCGACCGCCTCGACGCGGCGTACACCCAGTGGATCTCCGGCGTGCGCGGCCTCGGCGTGGCGGGGCTCGCGCGTGAGTGCGGCCCGGCCGAGGGGCCGTACGCGAAGGAGCCGTTGGCAACACTCGTGCTGCACATCAACCGCGAGACGATCCACCACGGTGCGGAGATCACCCTGCTCAGGGATCTGTAGACGCACGGTGCGGGCGACTAGGTGCTGTGCCCGCTCGGGTTCGCGGGGTTCACTGGCTTCTCGGGGGCTCCGGGGGCGAGGAATGCCCGGACGAACATGCGTCCTCGCGATCACAACATGTCAGCCCGACAGGCGCCGGACCAGCCCCACCCCAGCTCTGCCATCAGGGCTCCAGGACGCGGTCCGGCCCCAATGGCACCTCGTGCAGGAGGAGGCGGCTGCGCAACTCCCGTACGCCCAAATCGGCCTTGAGCCGATCGATGACCGTCTCGAACTCGCGGGCGTCGGTGCAGGCCATGCGCAACTGGTAGTCGTAGTCCCCGGTCAGCCGCATCGCGCCGACTACCTGCGGCACTTGATGCAACTGGGCCTCGAAGGCCTGGCGGTCCACGCCCTCGCGCAGGCGGATGTCGCTGAGCAACTCCATCCCGCGCCCGAACGCCGCCAGGTTCAGCTCGGCCCGGTATCCGCGGACGACTCCAGCGGCCTGGAGCCGGCGTACGCGGTCGGCGACGGTGTTGGCCGAGAGCCGGACCTGACGACCCAGCTCCTGGTAGGTCGCCCGGCCGTCGGCGAGGAGGATCGTGAGGATCTGCCGATCGATGCGGTCCATGGCACCATGCTACAAATACTCGGCCTGACATTGAGATGGCCGAGTATTTCTCGGTATAGCAGCCCCATGTGCCGAGAACTCCGAGCCAAAATCGGCGTCATCGGTGCCAGGCTCGCAGGCATGGAGATACTGCTCCTCCGGACCGCCCTCGCCCCCTCCCTCGTACTCCTCGTCTCCGTCGTCGCCCGACGTTCAGGCCCGCGCCGCGGCGGGCTCCTGCTGGGCGCGCCCACGACGTCAGGCCCGTTTCTGGCCCTCATGTGGCTCAACGGCGGGAGCGAGGCGGCCGCGCGTGCCGCGCACGGCAATGTCGCGGCACAACTGATCGTCGCGGCCTTCTGCGTCGTCTACGGCCGCCTCGCACCCGTCCTGCGCCCGGCTCGGACACTGACGGCGGCTCTGGTCTGCGCGGCCGGAGCCGGTCTGCTCGCGGCGATGTGCGCGAACGTCTGGCTCACCGCGGCGCTGGGCCTGGCCTTCATCTTCGCCGGTCTGCGGACCTGGCCCGCCCCCTCCCCCGCGCACACGGACCGGGCGCCGGACCGTGCCCGGCGCTGGGACATCCCGGTGCGGATGGCGGTGTCGGCCACGACCGTCCTGCTCGCCGTGCACGCCGCGGACGCCCTCGGCTCCTTCACGGGCGGCATCCTCTCCGCCCTCCCGGCCCTGCTGGCCGTCATGGCTGTCTCGACCCACCGCTCCACCGGCGCGGTGGCCACCGCCGCGATGATGCGCGCCGCACTGACCATCACCCCGTGCACTCTCGGCTTCCTCCTGATGATCTATACGGCCTTTGCTGCTTCCGTGACGAGGAGTTAGAGGAATGCGGCTCTCTGGTCGCATGTCGAGACACGCCTACCGATTCGCCGACACCATGATCCAGGCCCTTCTCGACGCGGGCTTCCCGCCTCGCACCGCGGCCTGGCCGAACTGGACCGTCTTCTCTCCGATCCCGGGCATCACGCAAGAACAACAGGCACAGTCAGTCGGACATCCAAGTGGCCGCACTACAGCCCGAGTTGGCCCGCGCGAGCCATACGTCCGGCAAGGGGATCCGACGGACCGAGAGAGCGGGAGAAGCCGATCGGATACCTCGTGAGCGTGGCCATTGTGGTGCCGGGCACGCCGCGGCGGCCGCGGTCGCTCGCGCGCTCGGCTTCCGCCTCGGGCTGTCGTCTGACGAGGTACCGGTGCCTGCCGGCTACTGGCCACTACTGGCGCTCGTGCGGCGCCCGGGCCGGAGGCGGTAGGCGTGCCGGCCGCCACCGTTCCCGTGCGGTCGGCTGCCCCGTGCTGATCCACATGCAAGCGCCGTCCCGATTGCGAGGTGAGCGGCGGGGCCATCAGGATGTTGTCAGGTGGTGTCCATCGGTCGGCGCGGGCCCGTTTGGTCATGGTGGGCCAGGAAGCGGCGCGCACCCTCCCTGTGGCAAGGAGCACGGTATGGCCACGGACTCGCTCGGACGATTCATGGCGGCCCTGAACCCGGACAACCGGGAGGCCGTCCGCGCCAAGCCGCCTCAGGAGCAGAAGCGGCTTGCGGCGGCCTGGGAGCGGGAACTGGAAGCGGATGACGAGCTCGACACCCTCGACGAGCTGTCTCCGCCGGCGGCAGAGGCCGAGGCGGCCCGCCGCGTCCTGGACCGGGGAGCCAGCTAGAACCCAAGGGGCTACATCCCGGTTATCGGCCGGGTCGCGAGCGCCTGAGAGCTTGATCGGCCCAGTCAGAGTGGCCATGCGTGACCCATGGGCCCGGGCTGCTGTGCGCCTACGTTCGGGGAGTGTGACGACAGCAGCGCCCTGTGCCGCGCCCTCGGCCGGCTTCTGCGGTCGCAGGGGCTGGTGCGGGGCGCTGGAGCCGGTCACGGCGAGCGGTTGGTCCGCTACAGAACCGGTCCCGCGCCGTCACGGTCATGGGAGGGCGGCAGACCACCCGTCGCGCGTCCCGCAAGCATGGTCAGTGAACACGCGCCGGACCGTGTCGTAAGTCGGGTTGCGGCCCGTGTGACCCAGGCACCAGAGCCGAGGCCTCGACAGGCGTCTCGGCGTAGCTCTCGCAAGCGGGCGGAGGAGGCCGTGCCGGAGAAAGCCGAGAGGGGGCGCTCCGCCCCGGTGGCGGCGTGGCACCGTGGTCAGCCTGCACCGTCTCGCCGTTCCCCCCAATGCAGATGCCGACGCGGCTGCTGCCTTGCGCAACCACGCAACTACCATTGCAGCCGACGTTCCTTCTCCATCACCGGACCCGAACGGGGCATCTCCATGCGTTACCTGGTACGCGACCGCATGCTGGCCTTCCACGAGGAGGCCTGGGTCGAGACCGAGCACCGGGAGAAGCTGTTCAAAGTCAACCGCAGACTGCTGCGGGTGCGCACCACGTTCGACTTCGTGGACCCGCAGGGCGACCATGTCGCCAGCATCGTCAAGAAGGCGCTCACCCTCCACCACACGATCCTCATCAAACAAAACGGCGAGGTGGTGGGCCGCATCAGCAAGCGGGCGTTCCGGATCTTCGGAGACCGCTTCAAGGTGAGCCTGCGGGACGGGCGGCGCCTGCGCATAGCCGGGAACCTCTGGGACCGCGAGTTCGACATCGCCGATGGCGACGGCACCCTGGCACGCATCTCACGCCGCTGGTTCAGCATCCGCGACGCCTACGCGGTCGACGTGATGAGCGAGCCGGACGCTTTGCTCCTGATCATCCTGGCTGTGTGCGTGGACCACATCCTCGAAGACCGCAAGGGCGAGCGGCTCACCAACCTCTGACCTACCGTCGGCCCGGTCTCCCGGCTGTTGCGCCGGTTCGTCGCCCGGATCTCCGGCGGCCACCGCCACGCCGCCCGATCGGTCTGGGCTGCCTCGCCCACCTGCCGGGTGATTCCATCACCCCGCGATGAGGAGCCAGGCGACGAAGAGACCGGCCGTCACGGCCCCCAGAGCACAGAAGACGACAACCAGCGCCCCCGGTGTAGCCGTCGATGAGCATCCGCTTCGGGTCGTCCGGGTCGTAGAAGACTGTCACGGCCGTGCCCGGCCGGAGGTCACCCACCGTGCTACTGGCGATCGGGGACACGGTCTCCACCGTGCGGCCGTCGACGGTTACCCACTGGACCACCGGGCGGTACATCGTGCTGTTCGTGTCCATGTCGCGCCGGGCCTCGAGCCGGACGACCGTCCCGCAGGTCTTCGCCCCCTCCTGCCGCAGCCTGCGCGCCCGGCGCCGGCCGATGAGGCCGATGGCCAGGAACGCCGCCCCGGGCAGCAGCGGAACGCCCGCCCCGGTCAATCGCCCATGAACCCCGCACTCACCTGTAGTCCGGGACCCATTGCATCATGCGTCCAGTCGGTGTTTCGGCTGCGTGCGGCGGGTATGGCGTCCCCGCCCACGTCCGCCTAGGCCTCCGGCTGACGGCGACGCTGCACACCGTCCGCGCCCGACGCCACCGCGCCATGGGCGCCGCCCTGGAAACGCCCTGGCGCCACCTCGTCCCCATGCGGCGCGACTTGACGAACAATCGAAATAATGCGTGACTCGTGGACTGCCGGAGGTTGGAGGACCATGACGGTGACGGTCCCGGGCGTCGAGGCGCCGATCGTGGCGGGGACGCCCCTGCTCGGTTCGATGAGCGACCTGTTGAACGATCCGCTCGCGGCGTATCTGCGGGCGCGGCGCGAACAGGGCGACGTCGTGCGGTTCCGTGCCGGGCCGCCCGGCCTGCGCTCGGACATCTACGCGGTGTTCTCGGCCGAGGGCGCCCAGCAGGTCCTGGCGACACAGGCCGCCGGTTTCCGCAAGGACAACGTCTTCTACGAGGAAGTGCGGCAGTCCGTCGGCAACGGCTTGCTCACCAGCCAGGATGGTGCCTATCTCCGCCAACGCCGCCTCGTCCAGCCACTGTTCACTTCCCGCCGCGTGAACGGCTATGCGCGGCAGGTGACGGACGAGGCGGCGGCGCTGGCGGACGCCTGGAGTGCGGCGGAGGGCCGGAGTGTCGACCTGGTCGGTGAGATGCACCGGTTCGCGCTGCGTGTGGTCGGCCGGATCCTGTTCGGGGAGGACATGGAGTCGGCGCTGACGGTGATCGAGCGGACGCTTCCCCCGCTCCAGGAGTACTCGCTGAAGCGGGGCTTCTCACCGGTGAGGACCCCGCGCAGCTGGCCCACGCCCGCCAACCGCCGTGCCGCCCGCCTCCAGGAGGAGCTGTTCGCGCTCTGCGACGGTATCGTCGAGCGACGCCGGGGGGACGAGGCCGCGGAGGATCTCGTCACCCTCCTCGTCCGAGCCGAGAACGCCGAGGACGGCAGCCTCGACGCCGCCGAACTCCGCGAACAGGTACTGATCTTTCTGCTCGCCGGCCACGATACGACGGCCACCGCGCTCGCCTTCGCCCTGCACCTCCTCGCCCGGCACCCGGAGCAGCAGCGCCGGGTGCGGGAGGAGGTGGACGACGTGCTGGGCGGCACCGACGGGCGGGCGCCCACCGCAGCGGACATGGAGGCGCTGCCGTATCTGACGATGGTGCTCAAGGAGGCGATGCGGCTGTACCCGTCCGCGCCCGTGATCGGCCGCCGGGCGGTCGCCGACACGGAGATCGACGGCGTACGCGTACCGGCCGGCGCCGATCTCCTCGTCAGCCCGTGGGTCACCCATCGCCACCCCGACTACTGGCCTGACCCGGACCGCTTCGACCCCGAGCGCTTCACCCCCGAGGCGGAGGCGAGCCGCCCGCGCTACGCCTGGTTCCCGTTCGGCGGCGGGCCGCGCGCCTGCATCGGGCAGCACCTGTCGCTGCTGGAGTCCGTGCTGGGACTTGCCGTACTGATCCAGGCGTACGAGTTCGAGGCCGCCGACCAGGACGAGGTACCGCTCGGCGCAGGCATCACCCTGCTCGCCAAGGGGCCGGCGCGATGCCGGATCAGTCGCAGACCGGCATCGCGATCACCGCGCAACTTGCCCTGATCGCCCCCTACTTGGTGGTGTGGCCCATCGCCGTGCGGGTCGCAGTGAGCAATTCCGGCAGGCCGTGGGGCTTCAGGACGCTGTAGTGGTCGCCCTTCAGGTGGAGGACGGTGGGCGGCATGGCCGAGTACACGGCGTGGGACTCGATGAAGGAGTAGTCGTCTCCCTGGGCCTTGAAGAGGGTGACAGGTGCCTCCACCGTGCGTTCGGTCAGCTCGCGGAAGGTGTAGTCGAACTCGTAGGTGGTACCGACGATGCGGGTGATGCGGCGAATCGTGTCCTCGTCCAGGGACGGCACCAGGTCGTGGATGCAGGAGACGAAGCTGTCCTCGTCGTGGGTCCGGTCCAGGCAGGCGTCCAGGGCCGGGCCGTGGATCGTGCCGGCGAAGACGGAGAAGAGGATCGTGACGTACGCCGGGTTGTCGTACGACGCCTCCCGGCCGTGGGCATGGTCGTCCTCCTGGCGGACCGTCGGGTTGCCGGGGCAGATCAGGAACAGCTGCTCGACCTTCTCCCCGGCCTGTTCCAGCTGCCAGGCCGTCTCGAAGGCGACCCGGGCACCGAAGGAGTAGCCCCACAGGGTGTAGGGGCCGCTCGGCTGGATGCGGCGGATCTCCGCGAGGTCCGCGGCGGCCATCTCGCGGATGGTGTCGTACGGGATCTCTCCGGCGTTGATGCCGTGCGCCTGGATGCCGTAGAACGGGCGGTCCAGGCCGGCCTCCTGGCCCAGCAGGCGCAGGTTCATCGGGTAACCGCCGAGGCCCGGCCAGCAGAAGACCGGGGCGAAGCCGCCCTCCGTGGCCAGGGGGATGATCCGGGAGACCGGGGCCGTCGCGTCGTCGTCCACGCGCGCGGCCAGGTCGCGCAGCTTCGGCGTCTCGAAGAGGACCTGGAGCGGGAGGCGGGTGCCGAAGTGCTTGTTGATCCGGTTGACCAGGGCCACCGCGATCAGCGAGTTGCCGCCGCAGGCGAAGAACTCGTCCTCGCTCGAGACGTCTTCGTACTTCAGCGCCGCGCCCCAGGCTTCCGCCAGCCACTGCTCGGTCGGTGTCGCCGGTGCCACATACGCCCCGGGCTGCCGAGCGGCGACCACCTCGGGGAAGGCGGCCAGAGCCGTGCCGTCGACCTTGCCGCTGGCTGTCAGCGGCAGCGCGTCGAGGACGACGACCCGGTTCGGAAGCATGAAATCGGGCAGGGAGCGGGCCAGTTCGTCGCGGATCATCTCCGCGGGCCCCTGAGTGTGCACCGCGTCCTCGTACATGCCCTCGCCGGCCACCTGCTCGTCGCTGACGCGGCCGCCGAGGAAGAAGTACGACGGGCCGCTGCAGATGCCGGCCGAGCCCAGGATGTCGTCGAGACGGCGGGCGGCGGGCAGCGGATGCCCGGACTTGGAGGAGTAGCCCGAGGACATGAAGCCGAAGCCCGGCGTGCGCTGGAAGTGGTGCAGTCGGGTGCCGAGGGCGATGTACTCCAGCCAGGGATCGGCGGCCCGGCTGACCGCGCTGATCCCGAAGCTCGCGCGGGCGTACACGCCCTGGTTGATGGCGATGACGTGCCGGACCTCGATCAGCTCCTCGCCGATGCGCTCCAGCGCCCCGTCGCGGTAGCGGTACTGACCGCCGGGCAGGCCCTCGACACGGCCCGGGTGGGCCTGGACGTACAGCTCGGTGGGGTCCTGGCGGGGCCGGCCGTCGTTCGCGGTGATCTCGAAGGTGCCGAGGTAGTGGTCCTCCTCGGCGACGTCCAGGACCTCCTTGACCGGCGGGAAGTGGCCGAGCGGGGCGATGGTCAGGCCGTGGGCGGGCAGCACCTGTTCGAACACGCCGAGCATATGGCCGGTCTCGAATTCCAGCACTTCCTGGATGTTGGTCCTGTAGACGGGTTCGATCGCCCGCCGCTTGCCGAGGAAGTGCACCAGCAGCCCGCCGTCCGGGCATCGGCCGGTGCCGTCACCGACGCGGACCAGGCTGTGGTCGACCGGGTGGTAGTAGTGCACGCCGGGCACGAGACCCGCGACGCCGCCGGACTCGACGTACAGCTGGGTGGCGTACAGGGCGCCCGGTGAGGCGTAGGAGTACTTCGGCAGCAGCCGTTCCTCGCTGTGGAACTGGCCGAACCAGCGCAGGATCCGGCCCAGTTCGGCCGGGGTCAGCTCGCTCAGCGGCCGGGAGTACGCCGGGACCGGGTGCGGTGCGAGCACGGCGAGGAGGTCCTCACGGGTGACCGGGCCGCCGTCGTAGAAGCGGTACGTCTTGCGGGCGAAGGTCTCCCGGCGCTGCTCGGCGGTCTCCGCACGGCCCGGCAGGGCGATGGCCGGGCGGCCCGCGAGTTCCGTCGGCTCGCGCAGGCCCGGGTTGGACAGCTGTGCCTTGACCTGGACTTTCGATGCCTTGGACTGGTGGTGGGCGCCGTGCGAGCCCTGGTCCATGACGGCTGCCGTACGGGGGTTCAGCTCGACGCACGCGACCAGCGCCGGAAGGCCGGTGCGCGAGTCGTCGGTGACGATCGCGGCGGCGCGGCGCACCCAGGTGTGCTCTTCGATGCGCGAGGCCACCTCCTCCAGCTCCACGCGATAGCCGCGCAGCTTGACCTGGTTGTCGGTGCGGCCCGCGAACTGCAGGGTGCCGTCCGGGTTCCACAGGCACACGTCACCCGTGCGGTACAGGCGCTCGCCCGGCTCGAACGGCGAGGCGACGAAGCGTTCCAGCGTCTGCTCGGGGCGGCCGAGATAGCCGCGGGCCAGCTGGGCGCCGCCCAGATACAGCTGGCCGGCCACGCCGTCGGCGACCGGTGCCAGGTTCTCGTCCAGGACGTACGCCGAGACGCCGTTGACGGGCACGCCGATGGGTACGGTGCGGGACGTGCCGCCGTCGACGGCTGCGGGGTCGACCTCGTGAAAGGTGGCGTTGATGGTGGTCTCGGTCGGCCCGTAGAGGTTCACCAGTGCCACGCCCGGCAACCCGTGGAAGAAGTCGCGGGCCAGTCTGTGGGTGAGTGCCTCGCCGCCGGAGAAGACGCGCCGCAGTGAGGTGCAGGAGGTGAACTCCTCGGTGTCCAGGAGGGCCTGGAGCAGCGTCGGCACGCACTGCAGGTGGGTGACGCCGTGGACGCGTACGGCCTCGGCGATGGCCTGCGGGTCCCGGTGGATGCCCGGGGTGCCCATGACGACATGGGCACCGGCGGCCGGGGCGAGGATCTCCCACTGAGCGGCGTCGAAACTCATGGGCGTCTTCTGCAGGATGGTGACCTGCGGTCCGAGATAGCCGCGGGAGGCGAGCCAGCGAAGCTGGCCGGTGATGGCCCGGTTCTCGATCCCCACGCCCTTGGGCCGGCCGGTGCTGCCCGAGGT
The genomic region above belongs to Streptomyces sp. CG1 and contains:
- a CDS encoding helix-turn-helix domain-containing protein, producing MSGLDTRTARDAVRQAARQLAADAPRLTAGSASALRAGLAARSACLRRAALAAWRTGVPEDVIAADGRVPVTVVRRWIASGCPRHPDDGQAD
- a CDS encoding N-acetyltransferase family protein — its product is MASIYARSAAAVTVRPARPDDVEAVRAIRNHAIEHSTALWTDTPQTPAQGVTWLAAHLERGSAFVAEADGEVAGFAVYGPWRELDGYRHTVENSVYVREGRHGLGIGSVLLATLVTAARDAGHHVMIAGIEAENTASIRLHERFGFQYVGTVPEVGTKFGRWLDLTLMRLPLT
- a CDS encoding helix-turn-helix domain-containing protein encodes the protein MSNIVDPLVERIAARVRTERERRRWTLAQLADASGVSQAMISRIERGESNPTAVVLGKLSAAFQLSVASLLALAEGTQDGFEGATGVRRGTDTAEWRDPATGYRRRQITGPHFPAEIAEIRLPAGARVPYPAAAFAFVRQVVWVLDGQLTFHDGDTVHELGAGDTIELGQPAERVFANATDTECRYAVILTRGTTP
- a CDS encoding MFS transporter, whose product is MTRPLPRGGTLLLAFMAGTAIANNYAIQPELTTVAADLHVPLAVIGLVPTAALVGSMTGFALLLPLTDHLAPNRLVGLQLTALAAALALAAAASGAGLLLAAYLLIGAAASVAAQAGSIAGRHAPTGRRGTGVATVAAGMSAGILLSRLAGGTLAGILGWRRMLLVFAALALLGALAAATLLPQQRPHSDRGYRAAFSALPPLLRQFPELRHAVAAGGLWYFAFNVIWVALVLALAQPPYSLGPSAIGLYSLAGLLGFAALPLTGRLTDRYTPAAVITLCMLAAAVGAALLALGLDSPLTTGLGLALFDAGCFAAQAANQSRIMALSPQRSGSLSSVYLVLYFTIGALGTALAAPLLNALGWHGTALVTLAALLVAAALGNRTPSRVSR
- a CDS encoding DinB family protein — protein: MSAAGVSTSGRGRGWRQRGIAGTGPVRPGSDRLDAAYTQWISGVRGLGVAGLARECGPAEGPYAKEPLATLVLHINRETIHHGAEITLLRDL
- a CDS encoding Lrp/AsnC family transcriptional regulator; translated protein: MDRIDRQILTILLADGRATYQELGRQVRLSANTVADRVRRLQAAGVVRGYRAELNLAAFGRGMELLSDIRLREGVDRQAFEAQLHQVPQVVGAMRLTGDYDYQLRMACTDAREFETVIDRLKADLGVRELRSRLLLHEVPLGPDRVLEP
- a CDS encoding LURP-one-related/scramblase family protein — protein: MRYLVRDRMLAFHEEAWVETEHREKLFKVNRRLLRVRTTFDFVDPQGDHVASIVKKALTLHHTILIKQNGEVVGRISKRAFRIFGDRFKVSLRDGRRLRIAGNLWDREFDIADGDGTLARISRRWFSIRDAYAVDVMSEPDALLLIILAVCVDHILEDRKGERLTNL
- a CDS encoding DUF3592 domain-containing protein, whose product is MTGAGVPLLPGAAFLAIGLIGRRRARRLRQEGAKTCGTVVRLEARRDMDTNSTMYRPVVQWVTVDGRTVETVSPIASSTVGDLRPGTAVTVFYDPDDPKRMLIDGYTGGAGCRLLCSGGRDGRSLRRLAPHRGVMESPGRWARQPRPIGRRGGGRRRSGRRTGATAGRPGRR
- a CDS encoding cytochrome P450, with product MTVTVPGVEAPIVAGTPLLGSMSDLLNDPLAAYLRARREQGDVVRFRAGPPGLRSDIYAVFSAEGAQQVLATQAAGFRKDNVFYEEVRQSVGNGLLTSQDGAYLRQRRLVQPLFTSRRVNGYARQVTDEAAALADAWSAAEGRSVDLVGEMHRFALRVVGRILFGEDMESALTVIERTLPPLQEYSLKRGFSPVRTPRSWPTPANRRAARLQEELFALCDGIVERRRGDEAAEDLVTLLVRAENAEDGSLDAAELREQVLIFLLAGHDTTATALAFALHLLARHPEQQRRVREEVDDVLGGTDGRAPTAADMEALPYLTMVLKEAMRLYPSAPVIGRRAVADTEIDGVRVPAGADLLVSPWVTHRHPDYWPDPDRFDPERFTPEAEASRPRYAWFPFGGGPRACIGQHLSLLESVLGLAVLIQAYEFEAADQDEVPLGAGITLLAKGPARCRISRRPASRSPRNLP